In Polaribacter sp. L3A8, a genomic segment contains:
- a CDS encoding LytR/AlgR family response regulator transcription factor produces MKTIKTILIDDERKALAILKNKIERLCPNIEIIAETQSPKEAIKLIKNIQPQLIFLDISMPEINGFDLLKEFDNPNFEIIFATAFDNYAIEAIKHCAIGYLVKPIDNSDLVSAVKNAAKNIEEKTALQKNKLLIENLGVQNFQMKKMVIPSTEGLEFVKIADIIHCEGIDGYTKIHFSNHKPILSSQSIGYFNKLLINQDFYLVHKSHLINLEHIEKYLNEGYVLLSANHKVPVSRNRRQEFLNNLKG; encoded by the coding sequence ATGAAAACGATTAAAACAATTCTTATTGATGATGAGCGAAAAGCATTAGCCATTTTAAAAAATAAAATAGAACGGTTATGTCCAAATATAGAAATTATTGCGGAAACGCAAAGCCCTAAAGAAGCTATAAAACTGATAAAAAATATTCAACCTCAACTAATTTTTTTAGATATTTCTATGCCAGAAATAAATGGTTTCGATTTATTAAAAGAGTTTGATAATCCAAATTTCGAAATTATTTTTGCGACTGCTTTTGATAATTATGCTATAGAAGCGATAAAACACTGTGCCATTGGTTATCTTGTAAAACCAATAGATAATAGTGATTTAGTGTCGGCTGTAAAGAATGCTGCTAAGAATATAGAAGAGAAAACGGCTCTACAAAAAAACAAGCTACTTATAGAAAATTTGGGCGTACAAAATTTTCAAATGAAAAAAATGGTAATTCCATCTACAGAAGGGTTAGAGTTTGTAAAAATAGCAGACATTATTCATTGTGAAGGTATAGATGGTTACACAAAAATTCATTTTAGTAATCACAAACCTATTTTGAGCTCACAAAGCATAGGTTATTTTAATAAACTGTTAATAAACCAAGATTTTTATTTAGTACATAAATCTCATTTAATCAATTTAGAACATATAGAAAAATATTTAAATGAAGGTTATGTATTATTAAGTGCTAACCATAAAGTACCTGTATCTAGAAACAGGAGACAAGAATTTTTAAATAATTTAAAAGGTTAA
- a CDS encoding sensor histidine kinase, with protein sequence MQDNLENALKNQQQQHELELKALRGQMNPHFVHNSLNAIQYYIQQNDVETSENYLAKFSKLMRQFFDYSRRKTISLSEEISLLENYLQIEKLRFEEKLVYEIKVDAKLDIEEEYMPSMILQPLVENAINHGLFHKQGNGKVSVEFKYIDKNCFKVTVIDDGIGLEKAKKLNNSIKNKKSSHSSAVLSERLHFLNESSHWNVTYKIIDRSVNSGKTGTEVSLLFNHKNNEND encoded by the coding sequence GTGCAAGACAATCTAGAAAACGCATTAAAAAACCAGCAACAGCAACACGAGTTAGAATTAAAAGCATTGAGAGGGCAAATGAATCCTCATTTTGTACATAATTCATTAAATGCTATTCAATATTATATTCAACAAAACGATGTTGAAACATCAGAAAATTATTTGGCGAAATTCTCAAAACTCATGCGTCAATTTTTTGATTATTCAAGAAGAAAAACTATAAGTTTAAGCGAAGAAATTAGTCTTTTAGAAAACTACCTTCAAATAGAGAAATTACGTTTCGAAGAAAAATTGGTGTATGAAATAAAGGTAGATGCTAAATTAGATATAGAAGAAGAATACATGCCATCAATGATTTTACAGCCTTTAGTAGAAAACGCTATAAATCATGGATTGTTTCATAAACAAGGAAACGGAAAAGTATCTGTAGAATTTAAATATATTGATAAAAATTGTTTTAAAGTAACGGTAATAGATGATGGTATCGGCTTAGAAAAAGCAAAAAAATTAAACAATTCTATTAAAAATAAAAAATCATCTCATTCTTCTGCAGTCTTATCAGAACGACTTCATTTCTTAAATGAAAGTAGCCATTGGAATGTAACTTATAAAATTATAGATCGTTCTGTAAACTCAGGTAAAACAGGTACAGAAGTATCTTTACTCTTTAATCATAAAAATAATGAAAACGATTAA
- a CDS encoding NADH:ubiquinone reductase (Na(+)-transporting) subunit D → MGLLSKKDAALITDPLLDDNPITIQVLGICSALAITAELKASLIMAFSVMAVLAVGNVVISLMRNIIPSKIRIIVQLIVVAALVIIVDLVLKAFAYELSKTLSVFVGLIITNCIIMGRFEAFALANGPWRSFLDGIGNAAGYGLILVIVGFFRELLGSGTLLGFKVLGDPIEKTGLYAIGYENNGFMIMPPMALIVVGIIIWIQRSRNTSLIEEN, encoded by the coding sequence ATGGGACTTTTATCAAAAAAAGACGCAGCATTAATTACAGACCCTTTATTAGATGACAACCCAATTACAATACAAGTATTGGGTATTTGTTCTGCTTTAGCAATTACAGCAGAATTAAAAGCATCTTTAATTATGGCGTTTTCAGTGATGGCAGTATTAGCCGTAGGAAATGTAGTTATTTCATTAATGCGTAATATTATTCCTTCTAAAATTAGAATTATTGTACAACTAATTGTAGTTGCTGCTTTAGTTATTATTGTAGATTTAGTATTAAAAGCATTTGCTTATGAACTAAGTAAAACACTATCCGTTTTTGTAGGATTAATTATTACAAACTGTATTATCATGGGACGTTTTGAAGCTTTTGCTTTGGCAAACGGTCCTTGGAGATCTTTTTTAGATGGTATTGGTAATGCTGCAGGTTATGGTTTAATCTTGGTGATTGTTGGTTTCTTTAGAGAATTATTAGGTTCTGGTACTTTATTAGGATTTAAAGTTTTAGGAGATCCAATAGAAAAAACAGGTTTATATGCCATAGGGTATGAGAATAATGGTTTTATGATTATGCCACCAATGGCACTAATTGTAGTTGGAATTATTATTTGGATTCAACGTAGCAGAAACACATCATTAATAGAAGAGAATTAA
- a CDS encoding Na(+)-translocating NADH-quinone reductase subunit A, with translation MSKDIRIKKGLDIKLVGGAEKTTKSIALSSIYAVKPEDFHGIIPKLVAKEGAEVKAGEVLFYSKSDERILFPSPVSGRVVEVIRGARRKVLAVKISADSTQEYKDFGTKDATKMSAEEVKNHLFASGCWPFVKQRPYDVVANPNQAPKAIFVSGYASAPLAADLDFTLAGKEAELQAAITAVSKLTEGKVHVSVSANSNSPLSSLKGVELHKVSGPHPSGNVSTLIANIDPLNKGEVVWVITPQDLVVIGELLLTGKFNATRTVALTGSKFSTPQYVTAIAGATIADVTAKNLENDNTRIISGNVLSGKQVKTEDFLGYYDNQVTAIPEGDDYELFGWNKPVFNKISASRALTFSWLTPKKKYDLNTNTNGEHRAFVVTGSYENVFPLDIYPMQLLKACMYKDLDEMEALGGYEVAPEDFALTEFICVSKQPHQKIIREGLDLMREELG, from the coding sequence ATGTCAAAAGACATTCGTATTAAAAAAGGCTTAGATATTAAGCTTGTTGGCGGTGCAGAAAAAACGACTAAAAGTATTGCTTTAAGTAGTATTTATGCAGTAAAGCCAGAAGATTTTCACGGAATTATACCAAAACTTGTTGCCAAAGAAGGAGCAGAAGTAAAGGCAGGAGAAGTACTTTTTTATTCAAAAAGTGACGAACGCATTTTATTTCCAAGTCCTGTTTCTGGTAGAGTAGTAGAGGTAATACGTGGAGCAAGAAGAAAAGTATTAGCAGTTAAAATTTCTGCAGATTCAACACAAGAATATAAAGATTTCGGAACTAAAGATGCGACAAAAATGTCTGCAGAAGAAGTTAAGAATCATTTATTTGCTTCAGGTTGCTGGCCATTTGTAAAACAACGACCGTATGATGTTGTTGCAAATCCAAATCAGGCACCAAAAGCTATTTTTGTTTCTGGATATGCAAGTGCACCTTTAGCCGCAGATTTAGATTTTACTTTAGCAGGTAAAGAAGCCGAATTGCAAGCAGCAATTACAGCGGTTTCTAAACTTACAGAAGGTAAAGTTCATGTATCTGTTAGTGCTAATTCTAATTCGCCTTTATCTTCATTAAAAGGAGTAGAATTACATAAGGTTTCAGGACCACATCCTTCTGGTAATGTGAGTACTTTAATTGCAAACATAGATCCTCTTAATAAAGGAGAAGTTGTTTGGGTAATTACACCACAAGATTTAGTTGTTATTGGTGAGTTACTTTTAACAGGTAAATTTAATGCAACTAGAACAGTTGCTTTAACAGGTTCTAAATTTAGTACACCTCAATATGTAACTGCTATTGCAGGAGCAACTATTGCAGATGTAACCGCTAAAAATTTAGAAAATGATAATACAAGAATCATTAGTGGAAACGTACTTTCTGGAAAGCAAGTGAAAACTGAGGATTTCTTAGGGTATTATGATAATCAAGTTACTGCAATTCCGGAAGGAGATGATTATGAATTATTTGGTTGGAATAAACCAGTTTTTAATAAGATATCTGCCTCTAGAGCGTTAACTTTTTCTTGGTTAACTCCAAAGAAAAAATACGACTTAAATACCAATACAAACGGAGAACATAGAGCATTTGTTGTAACAGGTTCTTACGAAAATGTTTTTCCTTTAGATATTTATCCAATGCAATTGTTAAAAGCATGTATGTATAAAGATTTAGATGAAATGGAAGCTTTGGGAGGTTACGAAGTAGCTCCAGAAGATTTTGCACTAACAGAATTTATTTGTGTATCTAAACAACCTCACCAGAAAATAATACGTGAAGGTTTAGATTTAATGAGAGAAGAATTAGGATAA
- the nqrE gene encoding NADH:ubiquinone reductase (Na(+)-transporting) subunit E, whose protein sequence is MEHLELFFKSIFIDNMVFSVFLGMCSYLAVSKKVSTAVGLGAAVIFVLAVTVPLNWLLDQYILQPGALKWLGAEYAEYDLSFLSFIMFIATIATMVQLVEIIVEKFSPSLYNSLGIFLPLIAVNCAILGGSLFMQSREIPTLGLALTYGVGSGIGWFLAILAIAAIREKIRYSNVPPALRGLGITFIITGLMAIGFMSFGGMLTGGDEKTEDKPKVEASIEKVDLKKEAKEIVAENKIINQ, encoded by the coding sequence ATGGAACATTTAGAATTATTTTTCAAATCGATATTTATAGACAACATGGTGTTTTCCGTATTCTTAGGAATGTGTTCTTACCTTGCTGTATCTAAAAAAGTATCTACTGCCGTAGGTTTAGGAGCTGCTGTAATTTTTGTATTAGCAGTAACTGTACCTTTAAACTGGTTGTTAGATCAATATATATTACAACCTGGAGCTTTAAAATGGTTAGGAGCAGAATATGCAGAATACGATTTAAGTTTCTTATCTTTTATCATGTTTATTGCAACAATTGCAACGATGGTACAATTGGTAGAAATTATTGTTGAAAAGTTTTCACCATCATTATACAACTCATTAGGTATTTTCTTACCGTTAATTGCAGTAAACTGTGCTATTTTAGGTGGAAGTTTATTTATGCAATCTCGTGAAATTCCTACTTTAGGTTTAGCATTAACTTATGGAGTTGGTTCTGGAATTGGATGGTTTTTAGCAATTTTAGCCATTGCAGCTATTCGTGAAAAAATTAGATATTCTAATGTACCACCTGCATTAAGAGGTTTAGGAATAACTTTTATCATTACAGGGTTAATGGCAATTGGTTTTATGAGCTTTGGAGGAATGTTAACTGGGGGTGATGAGAAAACAGAAGATAAACCAAAGGTAGAAGCTTCTATTGAAAAAGTAGATTTAAAAAAGGAAGCTAAAGAAATTGTAGCAGAAAATAAAATTATAAACCAATAG
- a CDS encoding Na(+)-translocating NADH-quinone reductase subunit C translates to MSKRTDSNLYTIIFAVIMVFVVGSLLAFFASSLKPNIDENKRIEKQQNILYAMGVNENDESSANFVSTDVAGTEFTKYIKKQIVIQGDKITEDSKAYLIDVKKEQTSAKEGKQRKLPLFIGEKDGKTFYIAPIRGKGLWDAIWAYISMDENMVVQGAYFDHKGETAGLGANIKQRFFMDDFIGEHLLSKNGDFKGIEVAKGNNDPKNEDKTDNEVDAIAGATITGNGVSAMIRDELKLYIPYFKTLKK, encoded by the coding sequence ATGAGTAAGAGAACAGATAGTAATTTATATACAATAATTTTCGCCGTAATAATGGTGTTTGTTGTTGGTTCGTTATTGGCATTTTTTGCATCGTCTTTAAAACCAAATATCGACGAAAATAAGAGAATAGAAAAGCAACAAAACATCCTTTACGCAATGGGTGTAAATGAAAACGATGAATCAAGTGCAAACTTTGTTTCTACAGATGTTGCCGGTACAGAGTTTACAAAATATATTAAAAAACAAATTGTTATTCAAGGTGATAAAATTACTGAGGATAGTAAAGCGTATTTAATTGATGTTAAAAAAGAACAAACTTCTGCAAAAGAAGGTAAACAGAGAAAACTACCTTTATTTATTGGAGAAAAAGATGGTAAAACATTTTATATAGCACCAATTAGAGGAAAAGGTCTTTGGGATGCAATTTGGGCTTATATTTCTATGGATGAAAATATGGTTGTGCAAGGTGCTTATTTTGATCATAAAGGTGAAACCGCTGGTTTAGGAGCGAACATAAAACAACGTTTTTTTATGGACGATTTTATTGGTGAACATTTATTATCGAAAAATGGAGATTTCAAAGGAATTGAAGTAGCTAAAGGTAATAACGACCCAAAAAACGAAGACAAAACGGATAATGAAGTGGATGCCATCGCAGGAGCAACAATTACCGGTAACGGTGTGTCTGCAATGATTAGAGATGAGTTAAAACTTTACATTCCTTATTTTAAAACTTTAAAAAAATAA
- a CDS encoding NADH:ubiquinone reductase (Na(+)-transporting) subunit B: MGLKQNLHNLKEKYKGTKMAPAFNAIHTFLYLPNDVTHGGTHIKAADDLKRTMNTVIMALIPCLIFGMFNAGFQHYAAIDGSLRADVLANFFTLDNLWIGIIKVLPLVIVSYGVGLGVEFIFAIIKGHEVEEGYLVTGMLVPLIVPIDTPLWMLAVAVIFGVVIGKEVFGGTGMNILNPALTIRAFLFFAYPTWMSGDKVWVYDAVNRTGTADAISGETILGSYAQNSEVIYSTWDKFAGFIPGSVGETSTLLILLGAAFLIFTKIGSWRIIVSTFLGAAVMGFIFNQIVAADIITESSKFYGLMNTVWYEHLIIGGLAFGAVFMATDPVTAAQTNKGKWIYGFLAGFIAIMIRVFNPAYPEGVMLAILLMNVFAPTIDHYVVQGNIKKRLKRTKVKTA, from the coding sequence ATGGGCTTAAAACAAAATTTACATAATTTAAAAGAGAAATATAAAGGTACTAAAATGGCACCTGCGTTTAACGCAATCCATACCTTTTTATATTTACCAAATGATGTTACTCACGGAGGAACTCATATAAAAGCAGCAGACGATTTAAAGCGTACCATGAACACGGTAATTATGGCTTTAATTCCTTGTTTGATTTTTGGAATGTTTAATGCAGGTTTTCAACATTACGCAGCTATAGATGGTTCTTTAAGAGCAGATGTATTAGCTAACTTTTTTACGTTGGATAACCTTTGGATTGGAATTATAAAAGTATTACCATTAGTAATTGTTTCTTACGGAGTTGGTCTTGGAGTAGAATTTATTTTTGCTATTATAAAAGGTCATGAAGTAGAAGAAGGATACTTAGTAACAGGTATGTTAGTGCCTTTAATTGTGCCAATTGATACACCTTTATGGATGTTAGCAGTTGCCGTAATTTTTGGTGTTGTAATTGGTAAAGAAGTTTTTGGTGGTACAGGAATGAACATCTTAAACCCAGCTTTAACAATTAGAGCTTTCTTATTCTTTGCATATCCAACGTGGATGTCTGGAGATAAAGTCTGGGTATATGATGCTGTAAACAGAACAGGTACTGCAGATGCAATTTCTGGTGAAACTATTTTAGGTAGTTACGCTCAAAATAGCGAAGTAATTTATTCTACTTGGGATAAGTTTGCTGGTTTTATACCAGGTTCTGTAGGAGAAACATCAACCTTATTAATCCTTTTAGGAGCAGCCTTTTTAATTTTTACAAAAATAGGAAGTTGGAGAATTATTGTTTCTACTTTCTTAGGAGCAGCAGTAATGGGTTTCATCTTTAATCAGATTGTAGCTGCAGATATTATTACAGAATCTAGTAAGTTTTATGGCTTAATGAACACTGTTTGGTATGAGCATTTAATAATTGGTGGTTTAGCATTTGGTGCCGTTTTTATGGCAACAGATCCCGTAACAGCAGCACAAACAAATAAAGGGAAATGGATTTACGGTTTCTTAGCAGGTTTTATTGCTATTATGATTCGTGTGTTTAACCCAGCTTATCCAGAAGGAGTAATGTTAGCGATATTGTTAATGAATGTTTTTGCTCCAACAATAGACCATTATGTGGTTCAAGGAAACATAAAGAAAAGATTAAAACGTACTAAAGTTAAAACTGCCTAA
- a CDS encoding type IX secretion system plug protein domain-containing protein has protein sequence MYKNLLIIACIFFCLTTLSQQIKSIQLRPLQENSFSAIVPLGTVLELSFDDLEADSKDYQYKIEHMTHDWQSSRLSSSQYIDGFDQNTIIDVTNSFNTLQSYSHYTVQIPNINTVITKSGNYLLSVLDSYDELVFTRRFVLYENATTIGVSVERSRNTKTLNTQQTVQFSVNHPNITINNPSQEINVVILKNNNWNEKITDIQPTFFKPNQLLYTYTNKTNFWGGNEYFYFDNKFIRNSSLNVVKVIKKDVYHHYLYPFTYNQNREYKYNPDVNGQFVIRTLEANDSKTEADYALMHFSVLVDEPFVDKDLFVYGAFNDFNITEENKMQYQAKEKMYTGEILLKQGFYNYTFATLDTNGHLNTNDVNGTFYQTENEYTVIIYYKPFGSFYERVIGIGSGYFNQNE, from the coding sequence ATGTATAAAAACCTACTAATTATTGCTTGTATATTCTTTTGCTTAACTACTCTTTCACAGCAAATAAAATCTATTCAATTAAGACCATTACAAGAAAACAGCTTTTCTGCTATTGTACCTTTAGGAACTGTACTAGAGTTATCTTTTGATGACCTAGAGGCCGACAGTAAAGATTACCAATATAAAATTGAACACATGACGCATGATTGGCAATCTAGCAGGTTATCTTCGAGTCAGTATATAGATGGTTTTGATCAAAATACCATCATAGATGTTACCAATTCATTTAACACCTTACAAAGTTATTCTCACTACACGGTTCAAATACCCAATATAAACACAGTAATTACCAAAAGCGGAAACTATCTTTTATCTGTTTTAGATAGTTATGACGAACTTGTTTTTACAAGACGTTTTGTTTTATATGAAAACGCAACCACAATTGGAGTATCTGTAGAAAGAAGCAGGAATACAAAAACATTAAACACGCAACAAACGGTTCAATTTTCTGTAAACCACCCTAACATTACCATCAACAACCCTAGCCAAGAAATAAATGTTGTGATTTTAAAAAATAACAATTGGAACGAAAAAATAACAGACATACAACCTACATTTTTTAAACCGAATCAATTATTATACACTTACACAAACAAAACAAACTTCTGGGGAGGAAATGAATATTTTTATTTTGATAACAAATTTATTAGAAACAGTAGTTTAAATGTTGTAAAAGTGATTAAAAAAGACGTTTACCATCATTATTTATATCCCTTTACTTACAATCAAAATAGAGAATACAAATACAACCCAGATGTTAATGGTCAATTTGTTATTAGAACCTTAGAAGCCAACGACTCTAAAACAGAAGCAGATTATGCCTTAATGCACTTTTCTGTTTTGGTTGATGAACCTTTTGTTGATAAAGACCTTTTTGTTTACGGAGCATTTAATGACTTTAACATTACTGAAGAAAATAAGATGCAATACCAGGCTAAAGAAAAAATGTATACAGGAGAAATCCTTTTAAAACAAGGCTTTTACAATTATACATTTGCAACTTTAGACACCAATGGACATTTAAATACCAATGATGTAAATGGTACTTTTTATCAAACTGAAAACGAATACACTGTAATTATTTACTACAAACCATTTGGTAGTTTTTACGAACGTGTAATTGGTATTGGTAGCGGCTATTTTAATCAAAATGAATAA
- a CDS encoding alpha/beta hydrolase, with protein sequence MTFCLLIIICIVIAACLLLYRFQEKFIFLNGNPLDKKYPFLFSNTFEEVFINTDGNNYINALHFKLPKPKGVVLFCHGNKGDLTKWGERISYLLEYNYEVLVFDYRNYGKSTGNYNENSMYCDALSVYNHLKKDFKEENIVVYGFSLGGTFATRIAAENTPKELVLEAPFYNFKKAAKFKFRWTPTFLLKYKFRSDKDIAKVTSPITIFHGNKDKTTCFKQSKRLLEQNISTKNKFVAIEGATHHDVKEFLLYKDHLKEILER encoded by the coding sequence TTGACGTTCTGCCTACTAATTATTATATGTATTGTTATTGCTGCTTGTCTATTGCTTTATCGTTTTCAAGAAAAATTTATATTTCTCAATGGAAATCCTTTAGATAAAAAGTACCCGTTTCTTTTTTCAAATACGTTTGAAGAAGTTTTTATTAATACTGATGGTAATAACTACATTAATGCCCTTCACTTTAAACTACCAAAACCCAAGGGTGTTGTTTTATTTTGCCATGGTAATAAAGGGGATTTAACAAAATGGGGAGAGCGGATTTCTTATTTATTAGAATATAATTATGAAGTCTTAGTTTTTGATTATAGAAACTACGGTAAGAGCACTGGGAACTACAATGAGAATAGTATGTATTGTGATGCTTTATCTGTTTACAATCACTTAAAAAAGGATTTTAAAGAAGAAAATATTGTTGTTTATGGCTTTTCATTAGGTGGTACTTTTGCTACAAGGATAGCAGCCGAAAATACACCTAAAGAATTAGTGTTAGAAGCACCTTTTTACAACTTTAAAAAAGCAGCCAAATTTAAATTTAGATGGACACCAACATTTTTATTGAAGTATAAATTTAGGTCTGATAAGGATATTGCTAAAGTAACTTCACCGATTACTATTTTTCATGGTAATAAGGACAAAACAACCTGTTTTAAGCAATCTAAAAGGTTATTAGAACAAAACATATCTACCAAAAATAAGTTTGTGGCAATTGAGGGAGCGACACATCATGATGTAAAAGAGTTTCTTCTATATAAAGATCATCTAAAAGAAATTTTAGAACGATAG
- a CDS encoding retropepsin-like aspartic protease — MKRLEKILKKQKYIKIKLKRIATNHLELKATINGIKGRFILDTGASNSCVGLDMIEYFNLDATESETKAAGAGATDMETLQSENNSLKISDWKTKKCHLVLFDLSHVNKALTQHNAKEVHGIIGADILQKGKAFIDYDKKALYLKKTKK, encoded by the coding sequence ATGAAGCGTTTAGAAAAAATATTAAAGAAGCAGAAATACATAAAAATAAAGCTAAAGAGAATTGCTACTAATCATTTAGAATTAAAAGCAACCATCAATGGTATAAAAGGACGTTTTATTTTAGATACAGGAGCTTCTAATTCTTGTGTTGGATTAGACATGATTGAATACTTTAATTTAGATGCTACAGAAAGTGAAACGAAAGCAGCTGGGGCAGGAGCAACCGACATGGAAACGTTGCAATCTGAAAATAATTCTCTAAAAATTAGTGATTGGAAAACGAAGAAATGCCATTTGGTATTGTTTGATTTATCGCATGTAAATAAAGCTTTAACACAACACAATGCTAAAGAAGTTCATGGAATTATTGGTGCTGACATCTTACAAAAAGGAAAGGCATTTATAGATTATGATAAAAAAGCTTTATACCTAAAAAAGACAAAGAAATAA
- the nqrF gene encoding NADH:ubiquinone reductase (Na(+)-transporting) subunit F has translation MILAAGTTGTIIATVAAFLVLTLVLVALLLFVKQKLSPSGPVTITINGEKKIEVGSGSSLLTTLGNEKIFLPSACGGGGSCVQCECHVLEGGGEALPTETPHFTKKELKSGIRLACQVKVKQDMNITIPEEVFGIKKWDAVVVRNYNVATFIKEFVVEIPQDMGYKAGGYIQIEIPACEVNYADMDITAHPEEHDTPDKFEGEWDKFNLRPLVMKNTETVERAYSMASYPAEGREIMLNVRIATPPFDRAKGGWMDVNPGIASSYIFNLKKGDKCVISGPYGEFFINESEAEMLYVGGGAGMAPMRSHLYHLFRTLKTGRKVSYWYGGRSKAELFYIEHFRALEKDFPNFKFYIALSDPTEADNWTKKKDINDEAGDGFVGFIHNCVIENYLNHHESPEDLELYFCGPPLMNNAVQKMGEDFGLSDENIRFDDFGG, from the coding sequence ATGATATTAGCAGCAGGTACAACAGGAACCATTATTGCAACAGTAGCAGCTTTTTTAGTTTTAACACTGGTATTAGTAGCATTATTACTGTTTGTAAAACAAAAACTATCTCCTTCTGGTCCAGTAACAATTACCATTAACGGAGAAAAGAAAATAGAAGTTGGCTCTGGTAGCTCTCTTTTAACAACTTTAGGAAACGAAAAAATATTTTTACCATCTGCTTGTGGTGGTGGTGGATCTTGTGTACAATGTGAATGCCACGTTTTAGAAGGTGGAGGAGAAGCATTACCAACAGAAACACCTCACTTTACAAAGAAGGAGTTAAAATCAGGAATTCGTTTAGCATGTCAGGTTAAAGTAAAACAAGACATGAATATTACAATTCCAGAAGAAGTTTTCGGAATTAAAAAATGGGATGCAGTAGTTGTAAGAAATTATAACGTAGCTACTTTTATTAAAGAATTTGTTGTAGAGATTCCTCAAGATATGGGATACAAAGCAGGTGGATATATTCAAATTGAAATTCCAGCTTGTGAAGTAAACTATGCTGATATGGATATTACAGCACATCCAGAAGAACACGATACTCCAGATAAGTTTGAAGGAGAATGGGATAAGTTTAACTTAAGACCATTAGTAATGAAAAACACAGAAACTGTAGAAAGAGCATATTCTATGGCTTCTTACCCAGCAGAGGGAAGAGAAATTATGTTAAATGTGCGTATTGCTACGCCTCCTTTTGATAGAGCCAAAGGTGGATGGATGGATGTAAATCCTGGTATTGCATCTTCATATATCTTTAACTTAAAGAAAGGTGATAAATGTGTTATTTCTGGTCCTTATGGAGAATTCTTTATTAATGAATCTGAAGCAGAAATGTTATACGTAGGTGGTGGAGCAGGTATGGCGCCAATGCGTTCTCACTTATATCACTTATTTAGAACATTAAAGACTGGTAGAAAAGTTTCTTATTGGTATGGAGGTCGTTCTAAAGCAGAATTATTCTATATAGAACACTTTAGAGCTTTAGAAAAAGATTTTCCAAACTTTAAATTTTACATTGCTTTATCAGATCCTACAGAGGCAGATAATTGGACTAAGAAAAAAGATATTAATGATGAAGCAGGAGATGGTTTTGTAGGTTTTATTCACAATTGTGTAATTGAAAACTACTTAAATCACCATGAATCTCCAGAAGATTTAGAATTGTATTTCTGTGGACCACCATTAATGAATAATGCAGTTCAAAAAATGGGTGAAGATTTTGGTCTTTCTGACGAAAACATTCGTTTTGATGATTTTGGAGGTTAA
- a CDS encoding GatB/YqeY domain-containing protein gives MSLQKQVMDKMKEAMKAKDTVALQALRAVKSAFLLAKTETGVQAELTEEQEVKIIQKQVKQRKDSAAIFIKQNRQDLADPELAELVVLEQFLPEALSEEKVEEVVVAAIQKLGASGMKDMGKVMGVVSQELAGQADGKVISVLVKKNLM, from the coding sequence ATGAGTTTGCAAAAACAGGTAATGGATAAAATGAAAGAAGCAATGAAAGCAAAAGATACGGTTGCTTTACAAGCTTTAAGAGCAGTAAAATCTGCCTTTTTATTAGCGAAAACAGAAACTGGTGTTCAAGCAGAATTAACAGAAGAACAAGAAGTTAAAATTATTCAGAAGCAAGTAAAACAAAGAAAAGATAGTGCAGCTATTTTTATCAAACAAAATAGACAAGATTTAGCCGATCCAGAATTGGCTGAATTAGTCGTTTTAGAGCAGTTTTTACCTGAAGCTTTATCAGAAGAAAAAGTAGAAGAAGTTGTTGTTGCTGCGATTCAAAAATTAGGTGCATCTGGTATGAAAGATATGGGGAAAGTAATGGGTGTTGTTTCTCAGGAATTAGCAGGACAAGCAGATGGAAAAGTTATTTCTGTTCTTGTAAAAAAGAATTTAATGTAA